Proteins encoded together in one Astatotilapia calliptera chromosome 7, fAstCal1.2, whole genome shotgun sequence window:
- the pbdc1 gene encoding protein PBDC1: protein MASDNGLAALGAEGAAAAAHALSLPAEAYGNDPRLEVMWAMKAYNHAEVYFNLISSVDPKFLKLTKMDDKIYSSFRETFKDLDVKLLNADDLKSEKAKETWRPFCNQFEGLVEDFNYGTLLRLDCEKDYTEENTIFATRVQFFAIEIARNREGYNNAVFKSKSSKS, encoded by the exons ATGGCGTCAGACAACGGACTTGCCGCTCTG ggtGCGGagggagctgcagcagctgcacatgCTCTGTCTCTGCCTGCAGAGGCTTATGGGAATGAT ccGCGGCTCGAGGTCATGTGGGCAATGAAGGCCTACAACCATGCGGAGGTTTACTTCAAT CTCATCTCGTCGGTGGATCCAAAGTTCCTGAAGCTGACGAAGATGGACGACAAAATCTACTCGAGCTTCAGGGAAACCTTCAAAGACCTCGACGTAAAGCTGCTCAACGCAGACGACCTCAAGTCTGAAAAGGCCAAAGAG ACGTGGCGTCCGTTCTGTAACCAGTTCGAAGGACTCGTAGAAGACTTCAACTATGGCACGCTGCTGCGACTGGACTGTGAGAAGGACTACACAGAGGAAAACACCATCTTTG CCACCAGGGTTCAGTTCTTCGCGATTGAGATCGCCAGGAACAGAGAGGGTTACAACAATGCTGTGTTCAAGTCCAAAAGTTCAAAGAGCTAA